Below is a genomic region from Brassica rapa cultivar Chiifu-401-42 chromosome A08, CAAS_Brap_v3.01, whole genome shotgun sequence.
agaagaaggaagaggcAAAGAGCTAAACAAACTCACTCCCATTTTCAAAAAGATCTTTCTTTTGTGATTCAGATTTCTCAAGTTTCGGTTTTTTCTCAACAGgtaaatttttgattttgaatttCACATTCAATCTCATTAGATTCTGTTGATTGAAGTTGCTAATTGCGTTTGCTTTGTACAAAGATGTTCTCTTTCGTGACTCTCGTGTTGCTCAGCTTTGTTTGATTTACGAAAGATGATTCCTTTCTTCTGTGTGTTATACTGCACTTGTTCCCATTAGCTCACCAAGCAACTACCATTACTGTAATTGTCagtcaaaaaaaacaaaaagtgttTTCAGCTTGTCTAAGTCTCTGTCTGATTCTTTCTTTAATCCATCTATTTATTGCAAAGCTTGATTCTTTTCTTGTTATTCTATCGTTTTAATATAACCAAAACTTTAATTATCAGATCAAAGTGTGACAAGAAAGCAATGAGTAACTCTCTAGTGCATAACTTACTTAACCGGGCTTTGATTCGTCCTCCACATCATACCAAGCTCAACTCTTCTTCCCTTCAGCCAGTGGGGAAGATTAGCAGATCTAATCTGAGTACACAGTTATACGGTAAAGGTCTTCATAAGTCAGGAAGGAGGCTGCTCACTGAATCAGGAAGGCCTGTCTCGTTTGTTACACGAGCTGTGCTTGCCATGGATCCTGCTTCTCAGGTAAAGTTCTTTCTTGCCAACAGATGTTGAAATGCTTGTACATTGATTGAATCCATTATATGGTTTGTTTCATCCTTTGAACAGGCAGTAGAGAAATTTAATCTTGATGGAAACATTGACTTACTGGTAAGTGTAACCTTTTACAAACAATGGTATGTTGTCTTCTTTGCATTTGTAGCTTTAATGTTCATGTGATGGTAATTGAATAGGTCGAAGTCACTTCTACAAATGTAAGAGAAGTAAATATCCAGATAGCTCACACAAGTGACTCGTTGCTTCTACACTGGGGTGCAATACGTGACAACAAAGAGTATAGTTCTCGCTAGCTAATAGGTTTCTTCAATCTTACTATTATTGTTGactttctttcttattttacGTTTCAGGAAATGGGTTCTACCTTCTCGCTCTCCGGATAGGACTATAAACTACAAGAGCAGGGCACTTAGAACTCCATTTGTGAAAGtgagttttaaaaattcattccTCCACACACATTACACCTCTAGTGTTtgtaacttaaatttttttaaatgttgctTTGGGTGCTCATTCACAGTCCGGTGGCAACTCTTACCTCAAACTAGAGATAGATGATCACGCTATACAAGCTATTGAGTTTCTTATATTTGATGAGAGTCGGAACAAATGGTGAggtaactaatttttttaaaagttattgtCCTTTCTCATAATCTTAAGTCTCAACATATGCAGGTACAAAAACAACGgtcaaaattttcatataaactTACCCATGGGAAGTAACGTGGAGCACAACGTTTCTGTTCCTGAGGATCTTGTACAGATCCAAGCATATATTAGATGGGAACGTAATGGTAAACAAAATTACTCCCCGGAGAAAGAGAAGGTATGACTTTGTACCTATACAACCATATCTCTTAGGCTATTTTTCtttgatatatgtttaaactTGTATAAGTCTAGATGCATTTGTATCAAGTACTCTACATTGTGTATATATCCAATCCATTATGTTATAGTTACAGATTAATTTGTCTCTGGTCTTTATAGGAGGAGTATGAAGCAGCTCGTACGGAGCTACGGGAGGAAATGATGAGAGGTGCTTCAGTGGAAGATCTTCGAAGAATGCTGAAGAAAGATGACAATAGTGACTCTCCGGAGTCTAAGGAGACTTCATCCAGTGGACAGGAGTCAGAGAAAAAAGTTTCCAAGCAACCGAAGCAGAAAAAACATTTCAGCACTGAGAAGATTCAGCGCAAGGGAAGGGACCTGAATAAGCTTATATGTAAGCACGCTGCTGATTCTGTTGAGCCAGAATCCAAATCCTCAAGTGAACCAAGGGCCTTAACGACTCTCGAGATGTACGCTAAAGCAAAGGAGGAACAAGAAAGTACTCCGGTCTTTAGCAAGAAAACGTTCAAGCTTGAAGGCAGCATGATCTTGGTCAGTTGAGAGTATCTATCTTGCTCTCtcttttctatttttgtttggttagaTATTGTTCATTGTTCCCTCTATTTAGGTTCTTGTCACTAAGCTTTCCGGAAAGACTAAAATACATCTGGCAACTGATTACAAAGAGAAGATTACTCTGCACTGGGCTTTGTCACAAAAGGGTGGAGAGTGGTTGGtaagaattttttgtttttttttgttttaatttctcAATCATACTTATAAAGCATTTCTGGTTTGGTCTCTTTTTGACAATGCAGGACCCACCTTCAGATATACTGCCACCAAACTCTTTGCCAGTACGTGGTGCTGTTGATACACAACTCACCATTGCTTCAACAGATCTTCCTAGTCCGGTATGACTAGTGGAATCTATTAAATCCTATAAGCCAATAGCATTTGAATCCAGATATGGTATGTGAAAGCCTTATGTTAACCAATAACTAACTGTAGGTGCAAACTTTTGAGGTGGAAATAGAAGGCGACAGTTACAAGGGCATGCCGTTTGTACTCAAGGCTGGTGAAAGGTGGATAAAAAATAGTGGCAGAGACTTTTATGTGGACTTTgctaaagaagaaaaacatgttCAGAAGGTTCCTCTTCCTTCTTTGTCTTCTGAAAAGCACTTTCAATTGGGTCTATTGTCTCCTAGATACTTAATTTTAACTGTTTTCATTTGAAAGGATTATGGCGATGGAAAAGGTACAGCCAAGAATTTACTGGATAGAATCGCAGATCTGGAGAGTGAGGCCCAAAAGTCTTTCATGCATCGGTCAGTTTTATGTTCAAAGATTCTGCTTACTAGTACAATGATTGATCCATCTTCCACAatcaataaatttatattctCAGTCATACATCCTCTTTTGTGCATGAAGTGATATGCAACTTCAGGAAAACACTCTTGACTTTAATGATGGGTCAAATcttgtatttttttgtatttttagattCAACATTGCAGCAGATCTTGTGGACGAGGCAAAGAATGCTGGTCAACTGGGTTTTGCAGGGATCTTAGTCTGGATGAGGTTTATGGCTACAAGGCAGCTTGTGTGGAACAAAAACTATAATGTTAAGCCAAGGTACAGTTCAAAGAATGTGATAGTAATCTAATTTCTAGATTCTGTCCACATTTGCAAAAGATATCTTCATTTTACAGCGTCCTTCAGCAAATTACACAACTCGCTATTAACTTGCAGGGAGATAAGCAAAGCGCAGGATAGGTTGACTGATGTTCTACAGGAAGTTTATGCAAGCTATCCAGAGTACAGAGAACTTTTGCGGATGATAATGTCTACCGTTGGTAGAGGCGGTGAAGGAGATGTTGGGCAACGAATCCGAGACGAAATTCTAGTCATCCAGGTTGGTCTTTAGATTTCTCATAATCTTTTCAAAAAGATAATAAGATGAAAAGTTTGGCTTATCAAGATGTGATGAGATGCCCTCGTTAGCctgcaaattttttttatttatttgaaaaatgtttAGTCAACTTTTTTAGTTATTGAGTGAGTGAAGTTCCTGTTTGCAGAGGAATAATGACTGCGCGGGTGGGATGATGGAGGAGTGGCATCAGAAGTTGCATAACAATACTAGTCCAGATGACGTTGTCATCTGTCAGGTATTTGACGTTTAATTAACAATAATAGTTCATGATTCAGGTTCTACAgtctttgtcttttttttgaCACTTTTATTGATGTAGGCTTTGATGGACTATGTGAAAAGTGACTTTGACATGAGTGTTTACTGGAAGACATTGAACGACAATGGCATAACCAAAGAGCGGCTCTTGAGTTATGATCGTGCCATACACTCTGAACCAAGTTTTAGAAGAGAACAAAAAGATGGTCTCCTCCGTGATCTTGGACACTACATGAGGACTTTAAAGGTTGATTCCCCAACTCTCTGTTACCAATTTAGCTGCACCTTTGTACTGAAAACTTGGTCTAATTTGTGGTCTTTCTTTACTTTGTTTAGGCTGTTCATTCAGGGGCAGACCTGGAGTCGGCTATACAAAATTGCATGGGCTACCAAGATGATGTAATGCTGTTATACTGAAAAGTTACAGTTAATGACTCCTTTTAAAATTGGCAACTGAAACATTTGTGTTGTCCTTCAGGGTGAAGGTTTCATGGTTGGGGTGCAGATAAATCCTGTATCAGGACTTCCTTCTGGATATCCAGTACCTTTCCTCTCATCTTCTTCCACATTTCAAGAATTTAATACACCTGTCATATCAGTACAACTTAAACTGTGTTGGCATTTTCCTCAACAGGACTTGCTTCGTTTTGTTCTACAACATGTTGAAGAAAAGAATGTAGAGCCACTTCTTGAGGTGTGTTAAGCTTCCCTAAATACTAGGTCGATATTTTTACATGGTTTACTTACCATGAGAAGCAATGTTGGTGTAGGGTTTGCTCGAAGCTCGTCAAGAGCTAAGGCCACTTCTGCTGAAGTCTCATGACCGCCTCAAGGATCTATTATTCTTGGACCTGGCTCTCGATTCTACTGTCAGAACAGCTATTGAAAGAGGATATGAGCAATTGAATGATGCTGGACCTGAGGTAAATGGATTCATTCCTTCTTTTGCTCTCGTTTCTTCTTCAGTATTCtcctttttcttatattatgcTTTTATCTTGTAGAAAATTATGTACTTCATCAGCCTCGTTCTTGAAAATCTTGCCCTTTCGTCAGATGACAATGAAGATCTTATCTACTGCTTGAAGGTGACTAGTCAGTGACTTTGCCATGTTCGCTATAGAACATTATCTATCGACTTGTTTCATCAAGATCTAGCATTCTTGGCTTCCTTATCCATGGTCCAAATTTATGCATGATTATATTCCACTGGTTTTGCAGGGATGGCAATTTGCCCTCAACATGTTCAAGAGCAAAAAAGATCATTGGGCTTTATATGCAAAATCTGTTCTTGACAGAAGCCGACTGGCACTTCAAAGCAAAGCGGAGAGGTACCTTGAAATTTTGCAACCATCGGCTGAGTATCTCGGATCTTGTCTTGGAGTCGATCAATGGGCTGTAAGCTACACTTCCTGTGACTAAAACCATCCTTCTTTCTCATCCATTACTTATATATTTCCCTCGAACCATTGTAAAACAGGTTAGCATATTTACTGAAGAGATCATTCGAGCTGGATCTGCTGCAGCGTTGTCGTCACTGGTTAACCGACTCGACCCAGTTCTTAGGCAGACTGCCAACTTGGGAAGGTTAGATAGCCCAACAATTAATATGGTTCTGTTTCAAGTTGTATCTAATGTTGCTTCACTTTCTCTTGATCAGTTGGCAGGTTATAAGTCCTGTAGAGGTCGTTGGATACGTCATTGTTGTGGATGAATTGCTCACTGTACAGAACAAAACCTACGATAGACCTACGATCATAGTTGCGAAAAGAGTGAGAGGAGAGGAGGAGATTCCTGATGGTGCTGTTGCAGTACTCACGCCTGACATGCCTGATGTACTATCTCATGTTTCTGTCCGAGCAAGAAATGGAAAGGTAAAAAGAAAGAATTCACCACGTTTCTGAACGGTTATTGATGATGCTTGTGGCTTGTTCATTCAACTTTTGTCTGGCTTCCACTTGTAGATCTGCTTTGCCACATGTTTTGATTCTGGGATCTTATCTGATCTCCAAGCAATGGACGGGAAAGTGCTGAGCCTAAAACCAACATCTGCAGATGTGGTCTATAGGTGATTGATTATACTTGTGCTTGATAGTGTTATTATgttgaattattttaattcattctTACTTCTACTTAGAGAGGTAAACGAGAGTGAAGTTTCGAGTCAAAGTTCAGACAACTTAGAAGATGTCCCTCCTCCAAGCATTTCCTTGGTCAAGAAGCAGTTTGTGGGTAGATATGCTATATCGTctgaggagttcactaatgacTTGGTTAGTGTGTAAACGTTATTGAATTTTTTACTTCCCtatcttttattattttttggtctttgTATATAGTAAAGATACACTTCTCATTATGTTTTCTAGGTTGGTGCTAAATCAAGAAATATTGGATATCTGAAAGGGAAAGTTCCGTCTTGGGTTGGTATCCCAACTTCAGTTGCGCTGCCGTTTGGTGTTTTTGAGAAGGTTCTCTCTGAAAAGGCCAATCAGGTACACGGTTGAAACTTTGATCTTTCATGATTGCCTTCACCAAACGACTTTTCTTTTTCATGATCACCTCCtaatcactctctctctctctcgctcttcATGTGGCAGGCGGTGAGCGAGAAATTGCAAGTACTGAAGAAAAGTCTTGATGAGGGAGACCAAGGTGCTCTTGGAGAAATCCGTAAGACAGTGTTGGGACTGGTTGCACCCGCAGAACTGGTATgtcatatagtttttttttgttataaccgTGGTAAAATGTTGAGATTTCCTAATAGAAGTGTGCCTCTG
It encodes:
- the LOC103868074 gene encoding alpha-glucan water dikinase 1, chloroplastic isoform X2, encoding MSNSLVHNLLNRALIRPPHHTKLNSSSLQPVGKISRSNLSTQLYGKGLHKSGRRLLTESGRPVSFVTRAVLAMDPASQAVEKFNLDGNIDLLVEVTSTNVREVNIQIAHTSDSLLLHWGAIRDNKEKWVLPSRSPDRTINYKSRALRTPFVKSGGNSYLKLEIDDHAIQAIEFLIFDESRNKWYKNNGQNFHINLPMGSNVEHNVSVPEDLVQIQAYIRWERNGKQNYSPEKEKEEYEAARTELREEMMRGASVEDLRRMLKKDDNSDSPESKETSSSGQESEKKVSKQPKQKKHFSTEKIQRKGRDLNKLICKHAADSVEPESKSSSEPRALTTLEMYAKAKEEQESTPVFSKKTFKLEGSMILVLVTKLSGKTKIHLATDYKEKITLHWALSQKGGEWLDPPSDILPPNSLPVRGAVDTQLTIASTDLPSPVQTFEVEIEGDSYKGMPFVLKAGERWIKNSGRDFYVDFAKEEKHVQKDYGDGKGTAKNLLDRIADLESEAQKSFMHRFNIAADLVDEAKNAGQLGFAGILVWMRFMATRQLVWNKNYNVKPREISKAQDRLTDVLQEVYASYPEYRELLRMIMSTVGRGGEGDVGQRIRDEILVIQRNNDCAGGMMEEWHQKLHNNTSPDDVVICQALMDYVKSDFDMSVYWKTLNDNGITKERLLSYDRAIHSEPSFRREQKDGLLRDLGHYMRTLKAVHSGADLESAIQNCMGYQDDGEGFMVGVQINPVSGLPSGYPDLLRFVLQHVEEKNVEPLLEGLLEARQELRPLLLKSHDRLKDLLFLDLALDSTVRTAIERGYEQLNDAGPEKIMYFISLVLENLALSSDDNEDLIYCLKGWQFALNMFKSKKDHWALYAKSVLDRSRLALQSKAERYLEILQPSAEYLGSCLGVDQWAVSIFTEEIIRAGSAAALSSLVNRLDPVLRQTANLGSWQVISPVEVVGYVIVVDELLTVQNKTYDRPTIIVAKRVRGEEEIPDGAVAVLTPDMPDVLSHVSVRARNGKICFATCFDSGILSDLQAMDGKVLSLKPTSADVVYREVNESEVSSQSSDNLEDVPPPSISLVKKQFVGRYAISSEEFTNDLVGAKSRNIGYLKGKVPSWVGIPTSVALPFGVFEKVLSEKANQAVSEKLQVLKKSLDEGDQGALGEIRKTVLGLVAPAELVEELKSTMKSSDMPWPGDEGEQRWEQAWSAIKKVWASKWNERAYFSTKKVKLDHDYLCMAVLVQEVINADYAFVIHTTNPSSGDSSEIYAEVVKGLGETLVGAYPGRSLSFICKKNNLDTPLLLGYPSKPIGLFIRRSIIFRSDSNGEDLEGYAGAGLYDSVPMDEEDKVVLDYTTDPLITDESFQQKILSDIARAGDAIEKLYGTPQDIEGVIRDGKLYVVQTRPQV
- the LOC103868074 gene encoding alpha-glucan water dikinase 1, chloroplastic isoform X1 gives rise to the protein MSNSLVHNLLNRALIRPPHHTKLNSSSLQPVGKISRSNLSTQLYGKGLHKSGRRLLTESGRPVSFVTRAVLAMDPASQAVEKFNLDGNIDLLVEVTSTNVREVNIQIAHTSDSLLLHWGAIRDNKEKWVLPSRSPDRTINYKSRALRTPFVKSGGNSYLKLEIDDHAIQAIEFLIFDESRNKWYKNNGQNFHINLPMGSNVEHNVSVPEDLVQIQAYIRWERNGKQNYSPEKEKEEYEAARTELREEMMRGASVEDLRRMLKKDDNSDSPESKETSSSGQESEKKVSKQPKQKKHFSTEKIQRKGRDLNKLICKHAADSVEPESKSSSEPRALTTLEMYAKAKEEQESTPVFSKKTFKLEGSMILVLVTKLSGKTKIHLATDYKEKITLHWALSQKGGEWLDPPSDILPPNSLPVRGAVDTQLTIASTDLPSPVQTFEVEIEGDSYKGMPFVLKAGERWIKNSGRDFYVDFAKEEKHVQKDYGDGKGTAKNLLDRIADLESEAQKSFMHRFNIAADLVDEAKNAGQLGFAGILVWMRFMATRQLVWNKNYNVKPREISKAQDRLTDVLQEVYASYPEYRELLRMIMSTVGRGGEGDVGQRIRDEILVIQRNNDCAGGMMEEWHQKLHNNTSPDDVVICQALMDYVKSDFDMSVYWKTLNDNGITKERLLSYDRAIHSEPSFRREQKDGLLRDLGHYMRTLKAVHSGADLESAIQNCMGYQDDGEGFMVGVQINPVSGLPSGYPVPFLSSSSTFQEFNTPVISVQLKLCWHFPQQDLLRFVLQHVEEKNVEPLLEGLLEARQELRPLLLKSHDRLKDLLFLDLALDSTVRTAIERGYEQLNDAGPEKIMYFISLVLENLALSSDDNEDLIYCLKGWQFALNMFKSKKDHWALYAKSVLDRSRLALQSKAERYLEILQPSAEYLGSCLGVDQWAVSIFTEEIIRAGSAAALSSLVNRLDPVLRQTANLGSWQVISPVEVVGYVIVVDELLTVQNKTYDRPTIIVAKRVRGEEEIPDGAVAVLTPDMPDVLSHVSVRARNGKICFATCFDSGILSDLQAMDGKVLSLKPTSADVVYREVNESEVSSQSSDNLEDVPPPSISLVKKQFVGRYAISSEEFTNDLVGAKSRNIGYLKGKVPSWVGIPTSVALPFGVFEKVLSEKANQAVSEKLQVLKKSLDEGDQGALGEIRKTVLGLVAPAELVEELKSTMKSSDMPWPGDEGEQRWEQAWSAIKKVWASKWNERAYFSTKKVKLDHDYLCMAVLVQEVINADYAFVIHTTNPSSGDSSEIYAEVVKGLGETLVGAYPGRSLSFICKKNNLDTPLLLGYPSKPIGLFIRRSIIFRSDSNGEDLEGYAGAGLYDSVPMDEEDKVVLDYTTDPLITDESFQQKILSDIARAGDAIEKLYGTPQDIEGVIRDGKLYVVQTRPQV